One genomic segment of Canis aureus isolate CA01 chromosome 37, VMU_Caureus_v.1.0, whole genome shotgun sequence includes these proteins:
- the NRSN1 gene encoding neurensin-1 has translation MRRMSSCSNICRSKQAQTATEGNYQRYGVRSYLHQFYEDCTTSIWEYEDDFQIQRSPNRWSSVFWKVGLISGTVFVILGLTVLAVGFLVPPKIEAFGEADFVVVDTQAVQFNGALDACKLAGAVLFCLGGTSMAGCLLMSVFVRSCSQEEKLFQQKFKERIADVRPPAQPITRAPGPGETKIPVTLSRVHSVQPVSAS, from the exons ATGCGAAGGATGAGTTCTTGCAGCAACATCTGTCGGTCCAAGCAGGCACAGACTGCTACTGAGGGTAACTACCAGCGCTATGGAGTCCGGTCCTACCTGCACCAGTTTTATGAGGACTGTACCACCTCAATCTGGGAGTATGAGGATGATTTCCAGATCCAGAGATCCCCTAATAGGTGGAGCTCAGTATTCTGGAAG GTCGGGCTCATCTCGGGCACAGTCTTTGTGATTCTTGGACTGACCGTTCTGGCAGTGGGCTTCCTGGTGCCCCCCAAAATCGAAGCCTTCGGGGAAGCCGACTTTGTGGTGGTGGACACGCAGGCCGTGCAGTTTAACGGAGCCCTCGACGCGTGCAAGCTGGCCGGGGCGGTTCTCTTCTGCCTGGGGGGCACGTCCATGGCGGGGTGTCTTCTGATGTCCGTGTTCGTGAGGAGCTGCTCCCAGGAAGAGAAGCTCTTCCAGCAGAAGTTCAAAGAGCGGATCGCCGACGTCAGGCCTCCCGCCCAGCCCATCACGAGAGCTCCGGGCCCCGGGGAGACCAAGATCCCGGTCACTCTGTCCAGGGTGCACAGTGTCCAGCCCGTGTCGGCCTCCTGA